TTGTAATATATTACAAACGCGCCGCTGGCATTTTTAAGGGCCCGCGCTATGGTCTGAGTGTGGTCACGGGACCACGTGATAGCTGACGGGTTAGTTCGCTGACAGGCTAGTTGAACAGGTCAGTGTCAGAGCCAGTGAAAGGTCAGTCCGATAGCTGGTCAGATGTCAGTCAGTGCAAGGTTAGGTAGTAGTCCAAAAGCTTAAAACTCAGTAGACTCCGCCACAACCCAGACGAAGATAAGCGCCATTGCCGCGCGAGCGGGTGCGACCCGCACTATGATGAGCCTCCCCGGACCATTCGAGGAGGCTCAACTGTTTTTGGGGTTCAGCCGGATGCGGGAAAAACGAATGCGCGCCCCGCTTTCTCACCACGGCTGGCGGAGGAGATTTTAGCGGGCCTGCCTTCAGCGCGCCTGCGCGGAATAACGGCGCAGATCGAGCGTATGCCGGCCTTCGGGTGGGAAATCGACTTTCTGGATGAGTCGGGGTTGGCCCAACGTGTGCGGCCAGGTTTCCCAACGCTCGGTGAAACGTTCGATGGCGTCGGCGGGTTTGGCGGGGCGCGATGTGTAGGGAACGCTGCGCGGGTTCCACACGTGCCAGCGCGCGGCGGCTGTCACGGCGAATGTGGATTTATCGATCCACTCGATGAGTAACGGCGCATGCACGGGAATGTGAGGATGGAGCGCGGGGTTGAGGAAGAACGCGCGATAACGCACGCCACCGGCCGCGGACGGCGTGCCTTCGAGCGGGCGGAGTTCGCAGGGGAGTCCGTTGACGAGGAGGAAACCGGTTTCGAGAATCGCGACGTCGCTCACGCTGACCTCGATGCGGTCCATACTGGCGTCGACACAACGCGAAGTGCCGCCGCCGCCGTTGGGCTGTTCGCCGAGGAGCGGCCAGGCTTCGAGCGCTTGACGGAAGGTGATCGTGTGAGTGACCGGCTTTTTCTTGGATTTGGCGGGGGCCGGCGCAGTGAAGGTGAATTCGCCGAGTTTGGGGAAGCGGAATTCCCAGAGAGGGCGGAGCCACTCGGTTTCAAACGGGATGCCGTGTTCGCGGAGATCGGCGCAGATCGCGGACAAGTCCTGCCACACGAAGGCGGGCAGGAAGAATTTGTCGTGGAGCTCGCCATTCCAACGAATGAACGGGGCTTTGTAAGGATCGGCCGCGAGACGGGCAAAAATGGCGCGAATGAACAACGCGACGACCGACATCGCGGGGCGGTCGGGATGCGTCTCGAAGGCGCGCAACTCGACGAGGCCGGCGCGGCCGTTGCCGGCGAAAGGATTCCAGAGCTTGTCCACGCTGATCTCGGCGCGGTGGGTGTTGCCCGAGCGATCCATGAGCAGGTCGCGGAAGAGCAGGTCGAAGAGCGCGAAGTTGTGCGGCGAGCCGAATTGCTCGGCGCCTGCGCAGGCGATTTCCAGTTCGTAGAGCGCTTCGAACGTGGATTCGTCGATACGCGGAGCTTGCGAGCTCGGGCCCATGTATTGGCCGGTGAAGGCGTAGCTGAGTCCGGGGTGATGCTGAAAATAACGGATGGCCGACGGCAGCAACGCCGGGAAGGCGAAGAAGGGCGAAGCAAAGCCGAGCGGGCCGCCGAACACGAGGTGGGCGCCGCCACCGGTGCCGGTTTCGCGTCCGTTGAGCTGGAGTTTGCGCGCGGTCATGCCGATCGCGGTGGCGGCGGTGTAAACGTGATCGAGCTGGCGATCGTAGGCCGCCCAGTTTTCGCAGATGGCGAGGTTGATCTCGATCACGCCGGGGTCGGAGGCGAAGCCGATGGTGGGCAGGCGCGGATCAAGCGGCGGAGCGTAGCCGGCTAGGACGGCGTCCTTGAGCTTGGCGGCGGTGAACACGCTTTCGATCGCGGAGATGAGTTCTAGGTAAGCCTCGAGGGAAAGCGGCGGGATGAAGATGGTGAGGGCGCCGGATTTGACCTCGACGGTGAGGGCGCGGCGGAGGTTTTTCTCGCCGAGGCTGGCGAGGGGGAGACGGAGGCCTATCAGGCTGTCGCCGGGGAAGAGCGCGGCGGAGTCCTGTTTGAGAACGGAAGTCCAGTCGTCGGTGATCCAGGTCGAGCCATCGTGGTCGAGAGGAAGGACGTAGCCGGCGTTGGCATCGGGATTGGCCGTGTCGTGTGAGGGCAGAATGCCGGCGGTGGAGACGGAAAGTTTTTTCGCGAGACGGTTGATGATGTCCGCGGCGTGTTTGTTGGTGTGGCGGCCCTCCTTGGTGTCACCACGCAGGCGGGTGATGTCTTTCCAGAGCGGCTGGCCGTCGGCACGCCATTGCACTAGCAGCGCCCAACGGGGCAGGGGTTCGCCGGGGTAATGTTTGCCGGACGTCTCGAGGATCATCGCGCCGGGATAGGCGGTTT
The sequence above is a segment of the Rariglobus hedericola genome. Coding sequences within it:
- a CDS encoding transglutaminase family protein, which translates into the protein MSAPAPYSAGTWSSILACGDAVEASFAKTGMLFTMGGEPTFIPHDPQGPEWNTAALGPTKLDYARRFARQLIETAYPGAMILETSGKHYPGEPLPRWALLVQWRADGQPLWKDITRLRGDTKEGRHTNKHAADIINRLAKKLSVSTAGILPSHDTANPDANAGYVLPLDHDGSTWITDDWTSVLKQDSAALFPGDSLIGLRLPLASLGEKNLRRALTVEVKSGALTIFIPPLSLEAYLELISAIESVFTAAKLKDAVLAGYAPPLDPRLPTIGFASDPGVIEINLAICENWAAYDRQLDHVYTAATAIGMTARKLQLNGRETGTGGGAHLVFGGPLGFASPFFAFPALLPSAIRYFQHHPGLSYAFTGQYMGPSSQAPRIDESTFEALYELEIACAGAEQFGSPHNFALFDLLFRDLLMDRSGNTHRAEISVDKLWNPFAGNGRAGLVELRAFETHPDRPAMSVVALFIRAIFARLAADPYKAPFIRWNGELHDKFFLPAFVWQDLSAICADLREHGIPFETEWLRPLWEFRFPKLGEFTFTAPAPAKSKKKPVTHTITFRQALEAWPLLGEQPNGGGGTSRCVDASMDRIEVSVSDVAILETGFLLVNGLPCELRPLEGTPSAAGGVRYRAFFLNPALHPHIPVHAPLLIEWIDKSTFAVTAAARWHVWNPRSVPYTSRPAKPADAIERFTERWETWPHTLGQPRLIQKVDFPPEGRHTLDLRRYSAQAR